The DNA sequence AACACAGTTTATTTAATATCACAGTTGTATGTAACAACAGCAGAATGTGTAATTTTTATAAGTGGAGTAAATTCCCACGCAGAGAAAAACAATACAGAAATGTTTCCCATGCCAAGTGTTTTCCAGCTTTTCAGAAATGTGTTCTCTCAGTTCCATaacaaaattctgaaatttAAGTTACCTGTAGATTGTCAGgattttaatttgatattacTGTTTTATACTTTTCTActaaaatttatcatttcagTTGGTGAGATCTAGCTGTTTGTATAGTAAGGATTTATGTTTATGAATTCAATATGCTGTGAACAATAAAAGTTGGAAAGAGTTACCTTACATGTTCCAGACCATCAAAAGTAACGCAtgtatttgaaatgtaatttgaCATAGTATGATGATAACACTGAAGGACAAGTGTTACATGTAGTTGTCATACCTTTCCATCTTGTGCATGACCAATTAGCTTCTCAAATCACACTGGTATTCATTATTAAAATTCAGTGATGTTATGGACAGGTATTGTACTTGAATTTGACctttacatatacagacagaacTGACATGTGCATATATGCAAACTGGTTTGTTCTTCAATATTGAACTTAGTAAATAAGGATACGTCATTCATTacaaaacagttacattcattgaagcaaatttgcatattgattaGGTGATTTGAATATTAATGTCTATTTAAATTTGTGGTCTGAATACATGATGAAGAAGGCATTTGTCATGGTTTGAGACGCAACAATGAAGAAGCACCTTCAGTATTGATTTCTAACGCAGTTGTATCAGCTTTTTGAAAGGACTGGTTTCCCTGAGTGAGATGGTGTACATTGTTATGGAGCTTGACGCATGAACTTGTGGAGTTGCTGACTGTGCTAACCAATCATAATCCTCATAAAATTTTAATTGGATTCGCCCTGTGTGTCCACACGTGTGTTACCTGGGACAGGTATTTGATGGCTTGAATAATTGAAGACGTTGAAACAATAGAGTGAGATGTCTAGGGTCCGTTTAAAGCATTGGTAGATGAGACACTTCTGAGGAATGTAAACATGACCCTGTGTGTGGATACCCAGGCTTTCTGAAATCTTGTGAAATCTTTTGTCGGGATGTCTGAGACGAAAAGATCAGACCTTGAGTCCAAGAAGTTTGTGTGGACCTGCTATCGGGCAAAACAGAAGTTTAAAGCTCGATATGTATACAAACACAGCGAAAGGTGGAGTTATTCTGGTGAGAGAGCACTCAGCGTGTTGTAATGTTTGCTGTCTATCGTTTGCTGCATAGATGTCACTTGTTGTGTTTTCCTTTTGAAATATGGGTGTAATTCTGCAGAGATGATCGTACAGTGAAGCTGTCAACTTTGTAAAAGAGATCTTCTTGCGTATTCCATAGATCCTTGAGGTTTTTCTCAAGTGTCTATGCTTACTCTGTGTTGACAATACTGACTTGACACTCAGGTGTTGTTGATGAAGTCAGTGTGATAAGTATAAGACATGCTGGCATGGAGTACTTTTGACATGTCAGTCTTGTCGTGTACACAGATGTGTTGTTCATATTTGaagttcattaattattcaATGACATGGATAAACACTGAACATACCGGTATACTCAGtgtatgtgtgcgtgtgttGATGTGAGTTTGTGAGTGAGATTCTGTCATAGTTGCAAATTTTTGTGCCATAATTTCATGAATTGTGTTTACTTACTACTTCACAGTATGTCTAGTCAATGTtgcatgaaaaactgacaagaTATCTTCCAAATATAGAGGATTCTGTTAGCAATTTTAAAATAACTTTGTACATTTTGTCCAGTCCTGTGATTTGGTGACACAAGTCACAGCACCACATGAGTCTTGAGAATATGTCACTGTTCCAAATTAGTAATACAtgcatttgaaagaaaaatatcccATCACACTAAAAGGTGAACAGGTAAGACTTGAAATCTCACCTAcagttttatatttttacaCCTTTAATGAAGTTTCCTTGTCTGATGAACGTTTCTCCCTCTGTTTGTATTTCAGCTTTATGCGCTGAACGCGTAAGCCAAATGACAAAAACATACCATGATATCGACGCAGTGACTAGACTTCTTGAAGAGGTACAGTTTAACTTGTCTTCCATTTTCTTATTTAAGATTTGAAAACAGATTATTTTTCTCTGACGAAACACAGTGTGAAAGATttaatcactgaaaattgtgaaagCTTCAGTGAAACATCTACGGTCAGTGAATAGGAAATGAAAGAATAAGATTGGTTTTTCTGATGTAACACTTCAATGGAATTTTCTGTTGGGAAAAAATTTGTACTGTTCACTCCAACAAAATATCGTTACGTCAAAAGACATGTTTAAGTGtgtaatttgaaatgtaattgGATCagttttagtatttttgttcaCTATTGCTGACTACCTACGTCCTGGATTTTTATCCACAAATGCTTGCCATTATCTTCAACCTTTCTGATGAttgaaaaatggaaaacaaatgtGTTTGAATTGAAAACTGTACCCTCTGTTTGTTTTAGTAATCTTAAAAAAACTACCACCATGTCagttaattttcttgaaaattgatGTATAGGTAAGAGGTGTCACCTATCAAGGATACCCTGACAAGCTAAGGCCGTTTGTAATGAAGTTATATATGCcaatgtcaaatattttgtaGCTTTATTACATGCAACATAACAAACTCAACAGAGGTATGTTTACAAGTTGTgattttggtgtgatttattgccacagaaagaaaaagacttAGAGCTTGCCGCAAAGATCGGACAAACTCTACTCCAAAGAAATAAGACGCTTGAACTGCAAAATGAACAGTTGGAAGAACAACTCACCGTGGCAACAGAAAAAGTaagtgacaagtgaattctagacTTCAGCCATGTCTGTTACCTGTCTCTTGCTATCGTTGGCAATTTGGAAATATGGCGGGATGTAAAAGTTTATGACCTgcattacaaaatactgcacgGAGATCAAACTATGAGAATATTGATCGTGAAACAATGCAATTTTATTGTGTCAAAGCAAGATCTTTACAGATAAAATTATCTTTTGTCAGGTTTTCCTGTAATTATAATTCTAATTCCTTCCTTACTAAATTGTACACAACTGTCCAATTCTTAGTTCAGCATTTTTCATGCATATCTTGGTTTTGTTATTGAGAAGTGTACCATCCGTTGTTGAATTTCTATCAGGAAGTGTGCAGTGTCTCGGATGATTGATACAGAAATTGAAAGTGGATTGTGCCTGGCTTTGCACTTGATTGCAGCTTTGCATTTAATTGTGGCGTGGCCTTGCTACTAGAGGGCTAGCAAATTTTGACCGGTCACTGACACTCGTCTCCCAAGAGGTCAATCAATCAAAACCATTGGCATTTTCACCCCCTCTGCAGACCACTTTGAGAAATGCATATTCTAGTTTCATGGCCAAGTACTGAAGATTAATGATCTTCTCAAACAATGAACACAACGCATTATTGAGAAACTACAAAAGCAGAAGTTGAGCTATTAGGAATTGTGAATAataaaaaccataacaaaagaATTGAGTGCACCATTGTGACCCTTGAGATTTCTGCCAAAGCTTTCACTCCAAAGTGAGCTGTAAAGAGTGATATAACATAGGCACATTAAGAATCTTAGGAAGAAAATTACTGATTTCACACAAGAGATGAGTTTATTTTTAGTTTGCTACATGTTGGATGAAAGTATGCCAGTTGATTTGCAGAATTCGACAAAATCagtatttgcagattttaacaTGTCTATGTTTGAAAAAGCTGACAATATTTGAAGCAGGTTTGTTCATCAAGGACATGTCAGATCTTGACAATTTGGTAGAAATATCCTTGACCTCCACTGTGCAGCTTTGAGTGAAAAGAGGAGATTAAAAGAGATATGCCATAGTGGCTTTAACATACTGTCTCCATTTTTCTATTGAAATCATGATGGATAGTAGTCTTCTTCGTCTTCCACATTATTGTTAATTCCGTGATGTGTTTTCCTTCCCAGAATGCTCAGCTTTCCCATGagattcaaatgaaaacagatCTGTTACAAATTTACACAAATGAAGTGGATTATAGCGAATCAGAAGATGATAGTCTAGTATCATATGGGTGAGTTGACAATCTAACAATTATGTATTGCATATATTACAATCTACTCTTGTATTTTGCGACTTTCTTTACAAACGCACTTGtctgaaatgacaaaagaaacaaaaatatttctcaatttCTCGATACACAAAATACATTTCATCGAAGATCACTTTTGAATTACTTATAAGAATACATTGATTAGTGTTTCAAAACTATCTTGTCAAAAACTGGAAAATGTCAACcaacaattttgcaaattttacataGGGAATGAATAAGAAAAGataatattttgtgtttatgtCATCGGACACAAATTAAAAGCCACATTTTGTATGCTGTGACTTTGATGGATCTTTTACACTTCAAATTCTTGaagatttacattttcaatcaaaattttctTGGACTCGACTTAGTCTCTTGGTGTACTGGTGTTCTGTTTGGTGTTTGCTGTGTTTGTGGCATGGCCTGGAAAACAGCGGTCATTTCAATCTTTCTATCAATATCATTTCACCGACATCTTGTAGCAATCCTAAAACAAGTAACCTGATTGGCTTAAATCTCTAGAAAAAACCAAACAACTGAAGCCATCAACCAATCACATTTTAGTTCTCAAAATGATAGACAATTTCTGTGATTGCTATAAAATCATTTGTACATGTTCACTGTCAGTCACAATATCACATCACTGTCATATAATCTCTCTCTGTCTGATCACCTTGCTTGTTGCTGCAAATAACACATTAATGTCTCTGGTACTGATACTAGAGATCATTCTGCCTCTGTCAGGGGGTCTTACATTAATTTGGAGTCACTGCACAAGAAAATCAACTGGCTTGAAGAGGAGAATCTTCAGCTGAGGCTTGAGAGCGCACAAATCTCAACAGAAACATCAAATTATGAAGAGAAGGAACACTTTCTGGTGCACGATTGTGTCAGACAATTAGGTGAGTCAGCCAACTGGTTGCTTAGAATATTGTAAAGCCCTACAATCACTGAATCAGAAATCTTGCTCTCTCTCTTCAAAATTGTATACGTCAAATAGCTGTGAATAGAACATGGCAGTTGGTCTGATGAAAAGGTCTATACttgacatgtatatatatatattttcatctggtgaaatcaattcaattcaattcaattcaatttcagatattttatttGCTTGATACTCAGTTGATACAGTAGTAATACACAGCCAGGTCACCATGAATGCTAGTGGCAGTCAAaaggagaaatttaaaaaaaaaaataaagtgaaCATTCAATTTCTTCATTGGACCTCAGAAACAAGTTAAAAATCCATATTCATTTGGCAAAATTGGTTATAGCTGAGATGTACCGGTAGTCTGATCCCTGAGTTAAGAGATCAgtataaaaacaaatttgatttttttaccacAGGGGAAGTTAACACTAGTGTTGAAATTCTCAAAGATGAATTATATaagaaattggaagaaaatCAAAGACAACAGGAAGAAATTACCAGTCTACTGGCACAGATCGTAGATCTACAATCAAAAGTTAAAAAAGTAAGTGAAATTAATTCACTGAAAAATGTTTACACAACAACTGAAATACTTCTGAACATGCAATCTCACTCAACATTATTTTATTTCCATGATGTTATTGAATATCAACTGTAAAAGAGGGTCAGTGCTTCATGACAAGTTTTGAACTGAAATAGGTAGATGTTacttctaaataaacaaaagaaaacaattctcatcactagagggcagtatgcagaaatcttCTTCCATGTAATGAATTTGCTTCTGTGCAGCAAACAGAACTTCAACTGTAACTAATGTAAAAAGCCAGTCTTTCCAAGACAAGTTTTATAACATTACTTTATCTATTACAGCTCACGATAGAAAATGATGAGCTCCACCAGGAATTGCAAGCTGGTAAGGAAGCTCAACGGGAACTCACAGCTGAGGTATGTTTACTCGGTTATctccaaaacattttcatacgGTAGAGTACTTTGGTTCACAAGTGGAAGTTCAAGCATGTGATGTTCATCTAACCACTGTTGTAGTGAATACAAGTGTGATAATCACAGGTTGTAAAAACACTAAAGTGGAAGCTGTGAAATATTTGCCATTAGAAATTTGACCACTTGAAACCGGAAGTTCATAGAATGTTGGTTTTGTCTTATCAGCTGTCTGAGCTCAAGGAGAAGTATGATGAGTGCATGGCAATGATCAGAGAATTCCAGGAAGATGCCAAGACTTCCCGGAAACCGAGTTTAACTGCAAGGTCAGCCTACACGCCGTTGTCATCAGTTTTCCCACAGGTGAGTATTCCCTGATGTACTTTGTTCTTTGTTCAGTATTTCTGCTCAAGACCTGTACTTTTCAGTCTGGAAAACAGGATAAACAGCAGGTGGGAGAGACAAAAGAACACTGTGTCTGAACACCAGAGGGCCATGAGCAATATCAATCCATATGACAACAGTTTAAAATAAACGCAAAAGTGGCCAATCAATGAGAATTCTTTGTACATAGATGTCATCATAGCAGCTTAACAATGACTTGCAGTGAGATATAGATGTTGGTAACATGGATTTCTTTCTGATGTTGCAGGACTCTCTTGCGTCAGAAATTGAGATTTCAGTTAAACAGAATTTGATGCATGCAGAGGGATATTCACCAAAGGAAACAAAGTAAGAAATATTCTTTCtttaagaaatatactttacaGCGCGCATTGAGTAACAGATTTGTTACCCACATTTGGATGTTATACCCTCAAGCCATTAAATTGCCTAGGTGTTGTTCAATGTCAAGaaattaaacttttgaacttttgCTTACATTTAGCTCAAGACAAAAGTTTTTATACTTGAAACTAGTCTCTTTCATGTAATACCAGAATAAAATCAGAATCAAGTCACTGTGTGAACTGTTTCAATGTGTGCATTCTCAGAACATGTCAAGATAAGTACACAAAGGTgaagaatgaaatgaaagcacACAGGGGTTAGCATAGAATTAATGACATTGTAATACATTGCATTGAAGTACATAAACGTATCCATACAGAACATGACAATAAGATCCCATTTGTCAACATGCTATGAAATGTGAAAGGATGCCCTGACTTTGAAATCTTGACATCTTAACAGAGAACGGAacaaaaatgtgatgaaaacggTGAAGGCGGCCAACAAGACAAGAACTGGTTTCCTGAGCATTCCTGGGTCATCCATGCAGTCGTTGAGAACTAGTCGAAGGACGTCGCCGACTAGCTCTATCATCGCGTCAGACAGGGACACGCCTTCCAGTGATCATTACCATGGCGATGAAGAAAGTGGCAGTGAAGCTGGAAAGTAAGTTACATCTTTGAGGTTTACGTACCTTGCAAGACAGCTcaagtgaaaatatttacatcttATGTGTCAGATATCACAAACATCATGCAAAAATCAGATGTACTACTTCCATACAAACAAgtttgagaaatattgctttactTTTCTGTATATCTACACAATAGATTATAAGTTATATGGTGCCTTTTCAATGTCATATTTTGTCGGTTTATTGTATTCCTGATGAAAAACTAATTGATATAAAGtaacagtatttgtcagtgcTAACCCGTTTCAAGCCCCAGTTAGTCATGTACAGGCCAATATGTAATGACTTCGTGGTAACTTTGACTTTCACAGTACAAGGAGGCGTCTTGGTCGTCCTGGAATCCCGGGTTCCAATGACCTTGAACTTGCTCTCCGTCGGCTCTCCCTGAGAAGACAAAACCAAGAGTTTGAAAGGAAGTACGTGGAAGTCGGTGGAAAGGAAAGTTCTGGCACGGCAACGCCTCTCGGGAAATCCCCGGAGAGCATCATGTCAGTCGGTAGCTTCTCAGAATATTCTGGAATTTCCAGCTCATCAGGACTCGGAATCCGTTCTTACATTCCTGAGAAACTGCAAATTGTCAAACCAATTGAAGGTAGATATTCAGAATATTGAACTTTGTTTTTTCATCTAGATCTTTagtttaaaataaaatgaagaacaaaaaaaaaacatgctccACATTAAAAAAGTGCAATAATATGAATGCTAAAGCAAAACATACTGGTTCTGTTTGTTGTATTCATCAAATTCTGATATCAATCGTTCACTTTTGCCAACTTTTGTAGTTCATTTACACTTTTTTCCAATTCTttatgaaacttttcatagtctTCCAGTTTGTCCAGCTAAGTTCTTAGACTCAACTAAAACCAGACACATGCTAATTTGCAGTGTATCAATGCTTCCTATTATGACAGGGTCAATGACCTTACACCACTGGCAGAGACTGGCCACGCCAGACATGGCTAGTATGTTGGACACAAGGCCTGGTATCTATGTCAAGGGATACAAAACTCTGGAACatgaagaggaaatattttcattggatGAGTTTGAAGATGACGGCAATGTCACTACAAGTGAGTAAATGTCGTATTGGCCCACTCAATCATTGTTTTTCAAgtcacacaatatatatattgaccCTTTTGAAAGGTCatacaaaattttatcatgcactCATGTGTTTTCTAGCTAGTCATGTGATGCATATTGACCCAGTGTGAGAGACATTATCGCCTCTGTATTGCTTACCATGATTGTCATTGGCTGAAAAAATGCCAGCTGGAAAATACTGGTACATGGAATTGAGGCAGATAGATGACAATATTGCACTGCAGAACTATCAAACCTATTGCATGGTGTTGGGATACCATAGGATGTGTATAGGATGTTGACATGAAATTGTCTATTGCGCAGGAACTATTTGATTAATCTTTATGTGCTTAGCATGTATGAATAGTTATTTAGCGGTTCTTACATCTATTTGCATGTTTATGCTGAATGTTTATGAAGTGTATTCATGAGGACAAATATACACGTAAAGATTTGTGGATTTTAAGTTTTTATGGCAGTTTTATGATGGCTGTGGTATTGTTTTGACGGATCTAGTTCTCTTGGTAGGATAATCTCCTTGGGAGTAATTTTGGTCGTTTTTGTTGGTTCTTGGTTTCTGCTGGTGATCATGATAAATTGGTATTTCCCTTTTTGTTATCAGGTGTTTGGTATTTCTTGTATCTTGTTTGAATAAAGCCATTTCTTCCCTACCACAGTCTTCCATTCCCCATAGAATCCCAGCTTTTCCTTTACAAATGTCAAAACATCACACAAACAACAAGGTTACGAAATGAACACTGGGAACTCTTTGTGTTAAAGAGACTCTCTCATCTGAACCATCACATCCTAAAGAGACTTGTGCAATAAAACATGACGCAAATGAAACTGGTAAATTCTAAACTGAGATATAAACAGATTGGTTTCTTTTGCTACATATACAAGTGTGTCACACTGTACATAGAGCAATTGTAGGATGAAGAGAAAATGTGATTTCATCTCATTCAATTAATTCGACACACTTGGCACTGGAAGGGGTAGACTGACTGagtttctttaacccttttcctgccaagtccatatttcaccaccaggtcaagatggttaaaattaatcaaacacaacatattccatatgatgtattttaacataatactgtacatttgaaggctgttgaaaacataatactgtaaagttgattttttttcgacaaaagatgctataacataccaagccaagtgggtgaaaatacgtcatgttttggctcaataccgctttttactgacttggctgatggggaagtgatacagttattactgtctggcaggaaaagggttaatactaaCAGCAACACATCCTCTGCAGTAAAGCCAATAACACAACATACATAATACAGGCACAAAACAACTCAAAAGTTCGCTAATGCCATTCTTATGTAGGACGGAGGCGCCGTCACATCCGCCCACGTAGATCGCAAAGTGAGTAAGTATGGTGTTGGTTGAGATAGTTCCACAGTTTTTGGTGCATTGGGGTGATGTCCAAGTTCAAATTATAATCCTTTTTGTGCTGCATTTTGTAATGGAACTTGGTAATGCCTGAAAATCTACTTCTAAATCTTATGCAAGTACACATATGGACAAAGGTCTTAGCTGGTGCACTTGCTATTTAATTAAGTCTCCTGTACATCCTTGAAATAAGTCTGTAACATCATTTGAACCATCCAGTCTTTGTAAGTCTTCACTGCAGTATTTTAGCTTTTTCTTGGTTTGGTCTTAACTCTTGGTCTGAATGGCAATCCTATTTCATATCATGATTTGTTATCCACGGTTTAAGTAGACTATCCTTTACTTTGCTATATACTGCATGCTAGGTCTGTTTAAAATCTCCCCATGGAAAGGTCCAGTCCTTCTTTCTCAATATATTTTCTAAGTTTTGACCTCGATATAAGTATGATGTGGTATATGGGGAACGAAATTTGGATTTGTGTATTGTCTCAATTATTGATGCATGTCAGATAAAATGgattttcattgactgacagagatacacagacacacacagacacatacacacacacatatgcacTGTCCAAAATCTCACACCCAGTAATAACTAAGATGTGAGATTTAAGTTGCACCTTTATAAACTTATATGTAGATGTTATAGAATTTTATTAACTTTGGTGTAGTATGTATTCTATTTTAGAATTCAAATTATAATAATCTATTACTCAGTGATTCTTTACAAAATCAGTGAGAGACCACACTAATCTGTGTATGACTGTTTATGACAAATAtccatttgtttttgaaaacgaaagGCACTCGTTGAAGGATGCAGTGATTTAAATGTGATTAATACTGAGCAGAATCAGGGTTGTATATTTCCATACTAATGGTTACATAAATAAAGACCTCTGATTGGTAGATACATTGAAGTCACATCAGCCAATTGGAAACCCCATGTCTGCAACTACAAGTTGTTGTGACTTACAGGGTTTCTGATTGGCATATGTCTACAATATGCCCtaaatcaaccaatcagatcaccCGCCCTTTAACACAGCTAGAATAGTAGTGTATTGTTAGAGCAGTGCATGTTATGACTGTAGATTGGTAACCAAGGGCAACCATTACTCAAACATGCATCAACACCCCAGTCTCCGTGTCAGTGTGTGTGGTATATTTTAGATGCAGAATCGTTGTATGTTTATGCTTAGCAACTGTGTTTGTGCTTAGCAACGTAGTAGTAACCACAGCTGATGTTTGTTGCACTGCAGGTTCACCTTACACAGCACCAAGCAAGCttgaaaacacaaatacaactcTGACTTTTACAAACAGTAAAATACTGCATCTCGATGACAATACCCAAGTCACTGGAAGGTGAGTATAGTTCCTGAGACAGTAAGTCCAAGTttaaaggtcataggtcatcacTTGCGCATGTGCCGGATGTAAGTCTCGggcaaatatttgcatattgcaGAGTTGATagcaacatttcattttgtaaaagtAGATATTACTGttggtgaaatgttgaaatgtcttgagaggtgtttttttcaaatgttggaACCAAAGAATATTACATAGTTTAATATGACCAAGTTCAAAAACTAGTATCATTTTCGGTGATAATAATGACCCAGATCAAAGCAATAAAAACAGCATGCATATACATGTGCATCTTGCCTTTACTTTTGGACGCATTTCTGTACAGTTACAAAAGCTACATTTCTTGACTGGTTCATCAAAAGGATAACAGTTTGTCAAAAGGATATCAAAACGTTGGGTTATACAGATTTTGAGTAGAAACTCTATGTTACCTTTGTGTAAACGAATAGTTTGTAAACCAAAAGACTTGTACGTGCACAAGTGTTTAGCTATGAACTTTGATCTCTCTGTTAGAATTCTGGTCAGAAAGGTTTGGCCATTCATTCTGTAATTTAGAAAATTTATACTTCAATCCTAAAATATCATCATCTGCTTCCATTACACCGTATTCACAAGATTTGATAGTTGTCTCAATGAAAACTTTTGGATAAGTGTTTCAGTGTTGACATTACATGCCACATATTACGCAGTGTATTAAGTCATTAATTTTCGTTGAAACCCTTGTGTATTTCTGTGCGTATGTGTGCTGAACGTTTTGTGTGCAATCCTATATTTACTTTTTACTCTCAGAAAgcaaaacaacataaaaaacaaaattcaaatcaaCATTGAGGTTAGATGGAAAATTATTTGCACAGAATGTGTATGTTAATGTTTGAATATATAAATACTTGTATTAATAATGTCAGTAGAGAAATAGATCATTGCCCTCAGCTAAATGTTCTTTCTTTGTTTCCATGGATACAGCACCGGAACAAAGCAGAGTATTGTGACATGCAACCCAAAGTTGGATTCTCCGTTAAGTGAGAAAGCAACGAGGACATTCAGTACGACAGTGGGACTTGCAAGGCTTCTGCAAGAAAGGGGTATATCACCCATTACACCTCCTTTATCATCAGACAATGAATCAGAAAAAATGGATAAAGAAAAGTCACCTACAGCTGAGAAGGTGGTCAGC is a window from the Ptychodera flava strain L36383 chromosome 11, AS_Pfla_20210202, whole genome shotgun sequence genome containing:
- the LOC139144075 gene encoding trafficking kinesin-binding protein 1-like isoform X8 encodes the protein MEYPVTEFVSTDLSSTECALNSVSQALCAERVSQMTKTYHDIDAVTRLLEEKEKDLELAAKIGQTLLQRNKTLELQNEQLEEQLTVATEKNAQLSHEIQMKTDLLQIYTNEVDYSESEDDSLVSYGDHSASVRGSYINLESLHKKINWLEEENLQLRLESAQISTETSNYEEKEHFLVHDCVRQLGEVNTSVEILKDELYKKLEENQRQQEEITSLLAQIVDLQSKVKKLTIENDELHQELQAGKEAQRELTAELSELKEKYDECMAMIREFQEDAKTSRKPSLTARSAYTPLSSVFPQDSLASEIEISVKQNLMHAEGYSPKETKERNKNVMKTVKAANKTRTGFLSIPGSSMQSLRTSRRTSPTSSIIASDRDTPSSDHYHGDEESGSEAGNTRRRLGRPGIPGSNDLELALRRLSLRRQNQEFERKYVEVGGKESSGTATPLGKSPESIMSVGSFSEYSGISSSSGLGIRSYIPEKLQIVKPIEGSMTLHHWQRLATPDMASMLDTRPGIYVKGYKTLEHEEEIFSLDEFEDDGNVTTSSPYTAPSKLENTNTTLTFTNSKILHLDDNTQVTGSTGTKQSIVTCNPKLDSPLSEKATRTFSTTVGLARLLQERGISPITPPLSSDNESEKMDKEKSPTAEKVVSPLVPPPAPSPSKSGIIQRSIIMSGPRMSAAPFTSASTQSARFSLVDKLRNMGVSNVATTQTTMTTSVSTRMSSVSSTLPMPVTTEQTTSSQSGHVVSGPIAMLSGSLAFKSMRKGPIL
- the LOC139144075 gene encoding trafficking kinesin-binding protein 1-like isoform X6, which codes for MEYPVTEFVSTDLSSTECALNSVSQALCAERVSQMTKTYHDIDAVTRLLEEKEKDLELAAKIGQTLLQRNKTLELQNEQLEEQLTVATEKNAQLSHEIQMKTDLLQIYTNEVDYSESEDDSLVSYGDHSASVRGSYINLESLHKKINWLEEENLQLRLESAQISTETSNYEEKEHFLVHDCVRQLGEVNTSVEILKDELYKKLEENQRQQEEITSLLAQIVDLQSKVKKLTIENDELHQELQAGKEAQRELTAELSELKEKYDECMAMIREFQEDAKTSRKPSLTARSAYTPLSSVFPQDSLASEIEISVKQNLMHAEGYSPKETKERNKNVMKTVKAANKTRTGFLSIPGSSMQSLRTSRRTSPTSSIIASDRDTPSSDHYHGDEESGSEAGNTRRRLGRPGIPGSNDLELALRRLSLRRQNQEFERKYVEVGGKESSGTATPLGKSPESIMSVGSFSEYSGISSSSGLGIRSYIPEKLQIVKPIEGSMTLHHWQRLATPDMASMLDTRPGIYVKGYKTLEHEEEIFSLDEFEDDGNVTTRRRRRHIRPRRSQSSPYTAPSKLENTNTTLTFTNSKILHLDDNTQVTGSTGTKQSIVTCNPKLDSPLSEKATRTFSTTVGLARLLQERGISPITPPLSSDNESEKMDKEKSPTAEKVVSPLVPPPAPSPSKSGIIQRSIIMSGPRMSAAPFTSASTQSARFSLVDKLRNMGVSNVATTQTTMTTSVSTRMSSVSSTLPMPVTTEQTTSSQSGHVVSGPIAMLSGSLAFKSMRKGPIL
- the LOC139144075 gene encoding trafficking kinesin-binding protein 1-like isoform X9, giving the protein MTADECRTSLCAERVSQMTKTYHDIDAVTRLLEEKEKDLELAAKIGQTLLQRNKTLELQNEQLEEQLTVATEKNAQLSHEIQMKTDLLQIYTNEVDYSESEDDSLVSYGDHSASVRGSYINLESLHKKINWLEEENLQLRLESAQISTETSNYEEKEHFLVHDCVRQLGEVNTSVEILKDELYKKLEENQRQQEEITSLLAQIVDLQSKVKKLTIENDELHQELQAGKEAQRELTAELSELKEKYDECMAMIREFQEDAKTSRKPSLTARSAYTPLSSVFPQDSLASEIEISVKQNLMHAEGYSPKETKERNKNVMKTVKAANKTRTGFLSIPGSSMQSLRTSRRTSPTSSIIASDRDTPSSDHYHGDEESGSEAGNTRRRLGRPGIPGSNDLELALRRLSLRRQNQEFERKYVEVGGKESSGTATPLGKSPESIMSVGSFSEYSGISSSSGLGIRSYIPEKLQIVKPIEGSMTLHHWQRLATPDMASMLDTRPGIYVKGYKTLEHEEEIFSLDEFEDDGNVTTRRRRRHIRPRRSQSSPYTAPSKLENTNTTLTFTNSKILHLDDNTQVTGSTGTKQSIVTCNPKLDSPLSEKATRTFSTTVGLARLLQERGISPITPPLSSDNESEKMDKEKSPTAEKVVSPLVPPPAPSPSKSGIIQRSIIMSGPRMSAAPFTSASTQSARFSLVDKLRNMGVSNVATTQTTMTTSVSTRMSSVSSTLPMPVTTEQTTSSQSGHVVSGPIAMLSGSLAFKSMRKGPIL